A window of the Chthonomonas sp. genome harbors these coding sequences:
- the motA gene encoding flagellar motor stator protein MotA encodes MFVFIGIFICMGAVIGGYIMHGGNIGILIQINEFIILGGCAIGSLISANGMGGFTASIKGVLGLLKPDPVSKQAYLEVLKMMYELFNVARKEGLLGLEKHIETPAESDIISKYPSFLGNHHASDFFCDTMKVILTGAVSPHDLAEMMEVDLEVAHHEAKAIPDSIQTVGDAMPGFGIVAAVLGVIITMGKIGGAASEIGHSVAAALVGTFLGILLAYGVFAPMAKFMEKRVNSEHQYMLCLRSALFSFARGESPITCVEFARRNIDPETRPGFSELEESVKAG; translated from the coding sequence ATGTTCGTTTTTATCGGGATATTTATTTGTATGGGGGCCGTTATCGGCGGCTACATCATGCACGGCGGGAACATCGGGATCCTCATTCAGATCAACGAGTTCATCATCCTCGGCGGTTGCGCCATCGGTTCGCTGATTTCAGCCAACGGAATGGGTGGATTCACCGCGTCCATCAAGGGCGTGCTCGGGTTGCTTAAGCCCGACCCCGTGAGCAAGCAGGCGTATCTGGAAGTGCTGAAGATGATGTACGAACTGTTTAACGTGGCTCGTAAGGAAGGTCTGCTCGGGCTGGAAAAGCACATCGAGACCCCGGCCGAGTCGGACATTATCAGCAAGTACCCCTCGTTCTTGGGCAATCACCACGCCAGCGACTTTTTCTGCGACACGATGAAGGTGATTCTGACCGGCGCCGTGAGTCCGCATGACTTGGCCGAGATGATGGAAGTGGACCTTGAGGTGGCGCACCACGAGGCGAAGGCGATCCCCGACTCGATTCAGACCGTGGGCGACGCAATGCCTGGTTTCGGGATCGTCGCCGCCGTTCTTGGCGTTATCATCACGATGGGCAAGATCGGGGGCGCGGCCTCCGAAATCGGCCACTCGGTTGCCGCCGCTCTGGTCGGTACGTTCCTTGGGATTCTCTTGGCCTACGGCGTGTTTGCGCCGATGGCGAAGTTTATGGAAAAGCGCGTCAACAGCGAGCACCAGTACATGCTGTGCCTTCGCTCGGCGCTGTTCAGTTTCGCACGCGGCGAATCGCCGATCACTTGCGTTGAGTTTGCTCGCCGCAACATTGATCCGGAAACTCGTCCGGGCTTCAGCGAACTCGAAGAATCGGTAAAGGCGGGCTAA
- the msrA gene encoding peptide-methionine (S)-S-oxide reductase MsrA, with protein sequence MKRLSLGFLPIALLVSASCAMAVPEVAAQTKAAKPAKAKGKMQELVIGGGCFWCLEPLFEDLIGVEDVEVAYAGGESTKVTYRDVCSGTTGHAEALKIKFDPAVITARELLTMFMVLHDPTTKDRQGGDVGPQYRSVVFYSDDATRDLARSVFEDITAKKIWKNPIVTTLEPLKNYVRAEEYHQDYYEKFAKASDAERATMNAGYCSAIVEPKVVKFRKEYAAKLKKKG encoded by the coding sequence ATGAAGCGTTTATCCCTCGGTTTCCTTCCCATCGCGCTGCTCGTGAGCGCGAGCTGTGCCATGGCGGTGCCCGAGGTGGCCGCTCAGACCAAGGCGGCGAAGCCCGCCAAAGCAAAAGGAAAAATGCAAGAACTTGTTATTGGTGGCGGTTGTTTTTGGTGCCTTGAGCCCCTCTTTGAAGACCTGATCGGCGTCGAGGATGTCGAAGTCGCGTACGCCGGGGGCGAATCCACCAAGGTTACGTACCGCGATGTTTGCTCCGGCACGACGGGTCACGCCGAAGCGCTGAAGATTAAGTTCGACCCGGCCGTGATTACGGCTCGCGAGCTGCTGACGATGTTTATGGTGTTGCACGACCCCACGACCAAGGATCGCCAAGGCGGCGATGTCGGCCCGCAGTACCGGTCGGTCGTGTTCTACTCGGACGATGCCACGCGCGACCTTGCCAGAAGCGTGTTTGAGGACATTACGGCCAAGAAGATTTGGAAGAACCCAATCGTGACCACGCTCGAGCCGCTGAAGAACTACGTCCGCGCCGAGGAGTATCACCAGGACTATTACGAAAAGTTCGCCAAGGCGAGTGACGCCGAACGCGCCACGATGAACGCGGGTTACTGCTCGGCGATTGTCGAGCCCAAGGTGGTGAAGTTCCGCAAAGAGTACGCGGCAAAGCTCAAGAAGAAAGGCTAA
- the pfkA gene encoding 6-phosphofructokinase gives MKRIGIITSGGDAPGMNAAVRGAVRAAIARQADVVGFLHGYEGILNNEIIDLDSITVGGIITQGGTILRTARSMEFRQKAGRDKAVENLKTHGIEGLIVVGGDGSLTGARCLHEEYDFPVMGIPGSIDNDISGTDYSIGFDTAINTALGAIDRVRDTAYSHERIFVIEVMGRHNGFIALEVGLSGGAEAVIIPEVPYSLTDICESMKAQRERGKKSSIIVVAEGAARAMDVRDFIAKHTGLEARYLVLGHMQRGGSPTSFDRVLALRLGAFAANRLLSGFRGEMVGVDGNKLVSHPLGYVLSTPRTVDPEKLLLVDTMAQ, from the coding sequence ATGAAACGAATCGGAATCATCACCAGTGGCGGCGACGCTCCCGGCATGAACGCGGCGGTCCGCGGTGCGGTCCGGGCGGCGATTGCTCGGCAAGCGGACGTAGTCGGCTTTCTGCACGGCTACGAAGGCATCCTCAACAACGAGATCATTGATCTGGATTCGATCACGGTCGGCGGCATCATCACCCAAGGCGGCACGATTCTGCGCACGGCGCGGAGCATGGAGTTTCGCCAGAAAGCGGGTCGCGACAAAGCCGTCGAGAACCTGAAAACGCACGGCATTGAGGGGCTCATTGTCGTCGGGGGTGACGGGTCGCTTACCGGCGCGCGCTGCTTGCATGAGGAATACGACTTCCCGGTGATGGGCATTCCCGGCTCGATTGACAACGACATCTCGGGTACGGACTATTCGATTGGTTTTGACACCGCGATCAACACTGCGCTCGGCGCGATTGACCGCGTTCGCGATACGGCGTACTCGCACGAGCGGATTTTCGTGATCGAAGTGATGGGCCGGCACAACGGCTTTATCGCCTTGGAAGTCGGTCTCTCCGGCGGCGCTGAAGCAGTCATCATCCCCGAAGTCCCGTATAGCCTCACGGACATTTGCGAGAGCATGAAGGCGCAACGAGAGCGTGGCAAAAAGAGCTCGATTATTGTGGTCGCCGAGGGCGCGGCGCGCGCCATGGACGTGCGCGACTTTATCGCGAAACACACGGGTCTGGAGGCCCGTTACCTGGTTCTGGGGCACATGCAGCGCGGTGGCTCGCCGACGTCCTTTGATCGCGTGTTGGCGCTGCGACTCGGCGCCTTTGCCGCCAACCGTCTGCTCAGCGGGTTCCGGGGCGAAATGGTGGGCGTAGACGGCAACAAGCTGGTCTCCCATCCGTTGGGCTACGTGCTGAGCACGCCGCGCACGGTGGACCCCGAAAAACTGTTGCTCGTCGATACGATGGCGCAATAG
- a CDS encoding TfoX/Sxy family protein codes for MKAAEDYDVRARRMFNGMGIYTGERMFAFLVGEDIGLKLSPTDFAQAMEMPGAEPLRTDPAAEPMKEYVRLPKDVLDNYKVFTDWVGRSAHYVQNKSL; via the coding sequence ATGAAGGCGGCGGAAGACTACGATGTCCGAGCCCGCCGGATGTTCAACGGCATGGGCATCTACACCGGCGAGCGCATGTTTGCGTTCCTCGTCGGCGAAGACATTGGCCTGAAACTGAGCCCCACCGACTTTGCCCAAGCCATGGAAATGCCCGGCGCGGAGCCTCTTCGCACCGACCCCGCCGCCGAACCCATGAAGGAATATGTGCGGCTGCCCAAGGATGTTCTGGACAACTACAAGGTATTCACCGATTGGGTGGGCCGAAGCGCGCACTACGTGCAAAACAAGTCCCTTTAA
- the cdd gene encoding cytidine deaminase: MNELARLAQSVQAHAYAPYSGYRVGAALRSASGQVFTGANFENLSFGATICAERNAVGAMITSGETKIAELVVATEDAGPPCGLCLQVLSEFATSDLPITLVNGDGKESQHTLAEFLPNAFASSRVKRVE, encoded by the coding sequence GTGAATGAACTGGCGCGGCTGGCGCAATCGGTGCAAGCTCACGCCTACGCTCCGTACAGCGGCTATCGGGTGGGTGCGGCCCTGCGTAGCGCCTCGGGACAGGTGTTTACCGGCGCGAATTTTGAAAACCTTTCGTTTGGTGCGACCATTTGCGCCGAGCGAAATGCCGTGGGCGCGATGATCACTTCCGGCGAAACCAAGATCGCCGAGCTGGTTGTGGCGACGGAAGACGCCGGGCCGCCTTGCGGGCTGTGCTTGCAAGTGCTCAGCGAGTTTGCGACCTCCGATCTGCCCATCACGTTGGTGAACGGAGACGGGAAAGAAAGTCAGCACACGCTCGCGGAATTCTTGCCGAATGCATTCGCGAGTTCACGCGTCAAACGTGTAGAGTAA